A window of Haliscomenobacter hydrossis DSM 1100 contains these coding sequences:
- a CDS encoding outer membrane beta-barrel protein — protein MRDNLHDDLFADHAWQEMHKVLDREMPEHKRRGFLFWLLPALGFCVLLGRDTMVNTKIPVASEKPKQSTRAIAQGDETRVIKAELRSKTNPEKPALETAQNQSETQTTNPVVAELAKAVAPALQRNKKGIQKLPLLPQPNQQQPGFLAEQNAELAPTISMPTVPDASNKEQEAVTDVLSTAEKAPESTAIHTAEEAKISSSDPIATRQFDLDTREAKTEHPDITPLHAKQKLEWWAETGTQMTGGISGLSGYRAGLLMGIPIGKLRLRVGAEYQNTEVDFKAVQRDVAGRESLTDVKLASPSTPVTAGNNADQTQTVSSIHLQFINLSLSVYQPLGKRFGLAAGGSMLYLEGIRLGDQYVKGPFFNTSNAKYDFANSLNNGFLGQQAGSLSKSNFKTFGFALQGEFSYRIATRWGVNLGYRHSLQHFTKSAELLLKPNWVDLGVRYRIR, from the coding sequence TTTGTGTGTTGTTGGGGCGTGATACCATGGTGAATACCAAAATTCCAGTCGCTTCAGAAAAACCAAAACAAAGCACGCGTGCAATTGCCCAAGGAGATGAAACCCGGGTAATAAAAGCAGAGCTGCGCAGCAAAACAAACCCGGAAAAGCCAGCGCTGGAAACAGCGCAAAATCAATCGGAAACACAAACAACCAATCCAGTGGTCGCTGAGTTGGCTAAAGCCGTGGCTCCAGCGCTACAACGCAACAAAAAAGGTATACAAAAACTACCCTTGCTACCCCAGCCAAACCAGCAACAACCCGGATTCCTGGCTGAGCAAAATGCTGAGCTTGCTCCAACGATCTCGATGCCAACGGTACCGGACGCTTCGAACAAGGAACAGGAAGCGGTTACCGATGTACTCTCCACCGCAGAAAAAGCGCCGGAATCAACCGCGATACATACAGCGGAGGAAGCTAAAATCAGCAGCAGTGACCCCATTGCGACCCGACAATTTGATCTGGATACACGCGAGGCAAAAACAGAACACCCTGATATTACTCCCCTTCACGCCAAACAAAAGCTTGAATGGTGGGCTGAAACCGGCACCCAAATGACAGGTGGCATCAGTGGGTTAAGCGGCTACCGGGCTGGACTACTGATGGGCATACCCATCGGGAAGTTGCGCCTGCGGGTTGGAGCGGAATACCAAAACACGGAAGTAGACTTTAAAGCTGTTCAACGCGATGTTGCGGGCCGAGAAAGTTTAACGGATGTAAAACTGGCTAGCCCCTCCACTCCAGTTACGGCAGGGAATAATGCAGATCAGACTCAAACGGTATCGAGCATCCACCTGCAATTCATTAACCTGAGCCTGTCTGTGTATCAACCGCTGGGGAAGCGTTTTGGGCTTGCGGCAGGGGGCAGTATGCTCTACCTGGAAGGGATCAGATTGGGGGATCAATACGTAAAAGGACCATTCTTTAATACGTCTAATGCGAAGTACGATTTTGCCAATAGCTTAAACAATGGCTTCCTTGGTCAACAAGCAGGGAGTTTATCCAAAAGCAATTTCAAAACGTTTGGTTTTGCGCTGCAAGGGGAATTCTCATACCGGATTGCAACACGTTGGGGCGTCAATCTGGGCTACCGCCATTCGTTGCAACATTTTACGAAATCAGCTGAATTGTTGCTGAAACCAAATTGGGTGGATCTGGGCGTGAGGTATCGGATTCGGTAG